The following coding sequences lie in one Spinacia oleracea cultivar Varoflay chromosome 1, BTI_SOV_V1, whole genome shotgun sequence genomic window:
- the LOC110792675 gene encoding translationally-controlled tumor protein homolog, giving the protein MIIYEDLISGDELLSDSYNSKELFNGCLWEVQGKWVVKDSRIDVNIRANPSAEGGAEDDVVDDNHGVKVVDIVDNFRLQEKPPYDKKQFVAWVKGYIKNLIGKLEAEKANEFKKNVEAATKFLMSKLKELQFFVGESKNDDGSMVMAYYKDGAIDPTFLYFAHGLETLRRVSFALTLFKV; this is encoded by the coding sequence ATGATCATCTACGAAGATCTTATTAGTGGCGACGAACTTTTATCCGACTCATATAACTCCAAAGAACTCTTTAATGGATGCCTATGGGAGGTACAAGGAAAGTGGGTTGTTAAAGATAGTCGCATCGACGTCAACATTCGCGCCAACCCTTCTGCCGAAGGCGGGGCTGAAGACGACGTCGTTGATGACAACCACGGTGTCAAGGTTGTCGACATTGTTGACAACTTTAGGCTACAAGAAAAACCACCCTATGATAAGAAACAATTTGTTGCGTGGGTTAAGGGTTACATCAAGAACTTGATTGGTAAGTTGGAAGCTGAGAAGGCTAATGAGTTTAAGAAGAATGTCGAGGCGGCGACGAAGTTTCTGATGTCGAAGCTAAAAGAACTTCAATTCTTTGTGGGTGAGAGTAAGAATGATGATGGTTCTATGGTTATGGCTTATTACAAGGATGGTGCTATTGATCCAACTTTTTTGTACTTTGCTCATGGTCTTGAGACTCTCCGCAGAGTATCGTTTGCTttaacattgtttaaagtctga
- the LOC110793123 gene encoding amine oxidase [copper-containing] zeta, peroxisomal: MASTSEKATSLSSSCCASAEIRDSTPSSAADQSPAAVDRVIGERPSNLTRPVESLPESPTVTSSAVAKGVSMPWKTRTSHPLDPLSATEIKVAVATVRAAGATPEERDSMRFIEVVLVEPEKHVIAMADAYFFPPFQPSLLPRVKGRPVIPSKLPPRQARLIVYSKKSNETSIWVVEFLEIHATTRGGHHRGKVISSKVIPDVQPPMDAVEYAECEAVVKDYPPFREAMKRRGIEDMDLVMVDAWCVGYHSEADAPRRRLAKPLIFCRTESDCPMENGYARPVEGIHVLVDMQNMVLIEFEDKKFVPLPPADPLRNYTPGETRGGVDRSDVKPLLIIQPEGPSFRVKGHYVEWQKWSFRIGFTPREGLVIHSVAYVDGSRGHRSVAQRLSFVEMVVPYGDPNEPHYRKNAFDAGEDGLGKNAHSLKKGCDCLGYIKYFDSHFTNFTGGVETIENCVCLHEEDHGMLWKHQDWRTGLAEVRRSRRLTVSFICTVANYEYGFYWHFYQDGKIEAEVRLTGILSVGALLPGEVRKYGTTIAPGLYAPVHQHFFVARMDMAVDCKPGEALNQVVELNIKVEEPGKDNVHNNAFYAEEKVLKSELQAMRDCSPLTARHWIVRNTRTVNRTGQLTGYKLVPGSNCLPLAGPEAKFLRRAAFLKHNLWVTPYAHNEMFPGGEFPNQNPRAGEGLGSWVKQNRSLEEADVVLWYVFGLTHIPRLEDWPVMPVEHLGFMLMPHGFFNCSPAVDVPPNTHESDIKETNGVVAKPVQNGLIAKL, from the exons ATGGCCTCAACTTCGGAAAAAGCGACGTCTCTTTCGTCTTCCTGTTGCGCTTCCGCAGAGATCCGTGATTCTACGCCGTCATCGGCCGCCGATCAGTCACCGGCAGCCGTCGATAGGGTTATCGGTGAGAGACCGTCGAATTTGACTCGTCCGGTTGAATCGCTTCCTGAAAGCCCTACCGTAACTTCTTCCGCCGTAGCTAAAG GGGTCTCGATGCCATGGAAGACTCGAACAAGCCACCCATTGGATCCTTTATCTGCTACTGAAATCAAGGTGGCAGTTGCTACTGTCAGGGCTGCTGGTGCAACTCCCGAG GAGAGAGATAGCATGCGGTTTATTGAGGTGGTTTTAGTGGAGCCAGAAAAGCATGTCATTGCTATGGCAGATGCATATTTCTTTCCTCCTTTCCAACCATCTTTGTTGCCTAGGGTAAAAGGCAGACCTGTTATACCATCTAAGCTTCCCCCGCGGCAGGCAAGACTCATCGTCTATAGCAAAAAGTCAAATGAGACTAGCATATGGGTTGTTGAATTCCTAGAAATTCATGCAACTACACGAGGAGGCCACCATAGGGGAAAagtcatttcatccaaagttaTTCCTGATGTACAGCCTCCCATG GATGCTGTAGAATATGCTGAATGTGAAGCTGTTGTGAAAGATTATCCTCCATTCCGAGAGGCAATGAAAAGGAGGGGTATCGAGGATATGGATCTTGTTATGGTAGATGCATG GTGCGTTGGTTATCACAGCGAGGCTGACGCTCCAAGGCGTAGGCTTGCCAAGCCCCTTATTTTCTGCAGAACTGAAAGTGATTGCCCTATGGAGAATGGTTATGCTCGTCCAGTTGAAGGAATCCACGTTCTTGTTGACATGCAAAATATGGTGTTGATTGAGTTTGAGGACAAGAAGTTTGTTCCTCTACCACCTGCTGATCCACTAAGAAATTACACTCCTGGTGAAACAAGAGGAGGTGTTGATAGAAGCGACGTAAAACCATTGCTTATTATTCAGCCTGAAGGACCTAGCTTCCGTGTTAAAGGCCATTATGTTGAATGGCAGAAG TGGAGTTTCCGCATTGGATTTACTCCACGGGAAGGTTTGGTTATACATTCTGTTGCATATGTTGATGGAAGTAGAGGCCATCGTTCTGTAGCACAGAGGTTAAGCTTTGTTGAGATGGTGGTTCCTTATGGTGATCCGAACGAACCACATTACAGGAAGAACGCATTTGATGCTGGTGAAGATGGTCTTGGAAAGAATGCACATTCGCTGAAAAAG GGTTGTGATTGTTTAGGCTACATTAAATATTTTGATTCCCATTTTACAAACTTTACTGGAGGTGTTGAAACAATTGAAAACTGCGTCTGTCTGCACGAGGAAGACCATGGAATGCTATGGAAGCACCAAGACTGGCGAACAGGGTTAGCCGAAGTGAGAAGATCAAGGAGGCTTACTGTTTCATTCATCTGCACAGTGGCcaattatgagtatggattctACTGGCACTTTTACCAG GATGGCAAGATTGAGGCCGAGGTTAGACTTACTGGGATTCTCAGCGTAGGAGCCCTCCTGCCTGGTGAAGTCCGAAAATATGGTACTACAATTGCTCCTGGGTTGTATGCACCTGTACATCAACACTTTTTCGTTGCTCGTATGGACATGGCTGTTGATTGCAAGCCTGGCGAAGCTCTGAATCAG GTTGTTGAGTTGAATATAAAGGTAGAGGAACCTGGGAAGGACAATGTTCATAATAATGCATTCTATGCTGAGGAGAAAGTACTTAAATCTGAGTTACAAGCAATGCGTGATTGTAGTCCTTTGACTGCCCGCCATTGGATT GTAAGGAATACAAGAACAGTAAACCGCACAGGCCAGCTGACTGGTTACAAGCTAGTGCCAGGTTCAAACTGTTTACCTTTAGCAGGTCCTGAGGCGAAATTTCTAAGAAGAGCAGCGTTCTTGAAGCATAACTTATGGGTTACACCTTATGCCCATAATGAAATGTTTCCTGGTGGAGAATTTCCAAATCAAAATCCACGCGCTGGGGAAGGGTTGGGTTCTTGGGTTAAACAAAATCGCTCTTTGGAGGAGGCTGATGTAGTTCTCTG GTATGTATTTGGATTGACACACATACCGCGTCTTGAGGACTGGCCAGTCATGCCTGTGGAACATCTGGGTTTTATGCTTATG CCCCATGGATTCTTCAACTGCTCACCAGCTGTTGATGTACCACCCAACACACATGAGTCTGATATCAAGGAAACTAACGGCGTAGTTGCTAAGCCTGTTCAAAATGGTCTGATCGCAAAACTCTGA